A stretch of the Flavobacterium aquiphilum genome encodes the following:
- a CDS encoding alpha-L-fucosidase — MNRRNALKLGVSALAGLYLSPLLGQSYILNSSALNGPFEPTWDSLEKYRVPDWFRDAKFGMWAHWGPQCEPEAGDWYGRGMYEEGSRQYKYHVEKYGHPSKFGFKDVINVWKADKWNPEELVNLYKDSGAKYFMAMANHHDNLDLYDSKFQPQWNSTKVGPKKDIIAGWEKAARKAGLPFAVSVHAAHAWNWFDTSQGTDKNGPLAGVPYDGKLTKADGKGTWWEGLDPQDLYAQNHELSAKPSGNSSVHSQWDWADGASVPSSAYCEKFHDRTIDLIDKYNPDMVYFDDTALPLWPVSDAGLRIAAHMYNKSLQKNKTVQAVITGKILTEQQRKTMVWDIEKGQSNNIEPLPWQTDTCIGNWHYDRGVYNNKRYKSAKTVIHTLVDVVSKNGNLMLNIPVRGDGSIDELEREIVKEIGVWMKLNSKSIYGTRPWKIFGEGPQQASAGALTAQGFNEGKGKPYTAEDIRFAQKDKTLYATIMAWPENGVAVIKSLAKSNPYRTEKIRQIKLVSTGEKLKFKQTEQALEVYFPSQKPEASYANALEIV, encoded by the coding sequence ATGAACAGAAGAAACGCTTTAAAACTAGGTGTGTCTGCTTTAGCCGGACTTTATTTATCTCCTTTATTGGGACAATCCTATATACTTAACTCCTCTGCTTTAAATGGCCCTTTTGAGCCTACTTGGGATTCGTTGGAAAAATACCGCGTACCCGATTGGTTTCGCGATGCCAAATTTGGAATGTGGGCACATTGGGGACCTCAGTGTGAACCCGAAGCGGGAGATTGGTACGGTCGAGGAATGTATGAAGAAGGTTCAAGGCAGTATAAATACCATGTGGAAAAATATGGACATCCGTCAAAATTTGGATTCAAAGATGTCATCAATGTTTGGAAAGCTGATAAATGGAATCCGGAAGAATTGGTGAATTTATATAAAGATTCCGGAGCTAAATATTTTATGGCAATGGCCAATCACCACGATAATTTGGATTTGTATGATAGTAAGTTTCAGCCACAATGGAATTCGACCAAAGTTGGACCTAAAAAAGATATCATTGCGGGTTGGGAAAAAGCAGCCCGTAAAGCCGGATTGCCTTTTGCGGTGAGTGTTCACGCTGCCCATGCCTGGAATTGGTTTGATACTTCTCAAGGAACTGATAAAAACGGACCATTAGCAGGAGTTCCTTATGATGGCAAACTAACTAAAGCGGATGGAAAAGGAACCTGGTGGGAAGGTTTAGATCCTCAGGATTTGTATGCGCAAAATCATGAATTAAGTGCTAAACCGTCTGGAAATTCATCTGTTCATAGCCAATGGGATTGGGCTGACGGAGCTTCGGTACCTTCATCGGCTTATTGTGAAAAATTCCACGACAGAACCATTGATCTGATTGATAAATACAATCCTGACATGGTTTACTTTGACGATACGGCATTGCCTTTATGGCCTGTGAGTGATGCAGGTTTGCGTATTGCGGCTCATATGTATAATAAAAGTTTGCAAAAAAATAAAACGGTTCAGGCGGTTATAACAGGTAAAATTCTAACCGAACAACAACGTAAAACCATGGTTTGGGATATCGAAAAAGGACAAAGTAACAACATCGAACCTTTGCCTTGGCAAACCGATACCTGCATTGGAAACTGGCATTATGATCGTGGCGTTTACAATAACAAACGATACAAATCGGCTAAGACGGTTATTCATACACTGGTAGATGTCGTGAGTAAAAACGGAAATCTGATGTTGAATATTCCAGTGCGTGGAGACGGAAGTATCGACGAATTAGAACGTGAAATCGTAAAAGAAATTGGGGTTTGGATGAAATTAAATAGTAAAAGCATTTATGGAACCCGTCCCTGGAAAATATTTGGCGAAGGCCCGCAACAAGCAAGTGCCGGAGCTTTAACTGCTCAGGGATTCAACGAAGGAAAAGGGAAACCTTACACAGCTGAAGATATTCGTTTTGCACAAAAAGACAAAACACTGTATGCTACTATAATGGCTTGGCCGGAGAATGGAGTTGCAGTTATTAAAAGTTTGGCAAAATCAAATCCGTATCGTACAGAGAAAATTAGACAGATAAAATTAGTGAGCACAGGAGAAAAACTGAAGTTTAAACAAACAGAACAAGCTCTTGAAGTGTATTTCCCAAGTCAAAAACCGGAAGCTTCGTATGCTAATGCTTTGGAGATTGTTTAA
- a CDS encoding helix-turn-helix domain-containing protein — MSKNVFKYSFSLLHIDYVKLNHKWNFNNVISPYYRLYYIDEGMGSISNSSEKLILEPGYLYLIPSFTICNLNCEDYLSQYFIQFFEESPDGISLFNQNRNVMKLPATEIDIILIKQMLQGNPGRGINRSDNPKEYEKEAFYKEYRSLNDTMKTPLKFENQGILLLLISRFLNDKSFKQNAPQSTPSKILDSMSYIQLHLDKKLTVAELAQRVNQNQDYFSKQFLIHTGQRPLNYIHEKKIERAQYLIATTAKSFLEIAMDTGFLNLPHFSKIFKQIVSLTPGEYRNQNDFYLKN, encoded by the coding sequence ATGTCCAAAAACGTTTTCAAATACTCATTCTCCCTATTACATATTGATTATGTGAAACTTAACCATAAATGGAATTTCAATAATGTAATTAGTCCCTATTATCGCCTGTATTATATTGATGAAGGAATGGGGTCGATTTCGAACAGTTCGGAAAAATTAATTTTGGAGCCCGGTTATTTATATCTTATTCCGAGTTTTACAATCTGCAATTTGAATTGTGAAGACTATTTAAGTCAATATTTCATTCAGTTTTTCGAAGAATCACCCGATGGAATTTCGTTATTTAATCAAAATAGAAATGTGATGAAATTACCCGCTACCGAAATTGATATTATTCTTATCAAACAAATGCTTCAAGGCAATCCCGGAAGAGGTATAAACAGATCAGACAACCCGAAAGAATATGAAAAAGAAGCTTTTTACAAAGAATATCGTTCGCTCAATGACACTATGAAAACGCCGTTGAAATTTGAAAACCAAGGAATCCTGTTATTGTTGATTTCTAGATTTTTGAATGATAAAAGTTTCAAACAAAATGCTCCGCAAAGCACACCTTCAAAAATTCTGGACAGCATGAGTTATATTCAGCTTCATTTAGACAAAAAACTGACTGTTGCCGAATTAGCCCAAAGAGTCAATCAAAATCAGGATTATTTTTCGAAACAATTCCTAATTCACACAGGGCAGCGTCCTTTAAATTATATTCATGAGAAAAAAATAGAACGGGCGCAATACCTTATCGCAACGACTGCCAAGAGTTTTTTGGAAATAGCTATGGATACGGGTTTTTTGAATTTACCGCATTTTTCAAAAATATTCAAACAAATAGTTAGCTTAACGCCAGGTGAATACCGCAATCAAAATGATTTTTACTTAAAAAATTAG
- a CDS encoding S41 family peptidase — protein MKTSFKIAFLLFIAFFTFQSCEDMDDVPAPQNLEINDFIWKGLNLYYLWQADVPNLADNRFTNQSELNNFLAQYTKPEDLFDALRVDKSIDRFSWIVSDYNELEGMLQGTTKNDGMDFGLYYKSSGSNDIFGFVRYIIPNSDASTKNIKRGDIFYAVNGTQLTASNYQTLLLNAETYTLNLADYNNGQITPNGKSVTLTKTELSENPIFLNKVMVNGTHKIGYLMYNGFYSNYDTQLNDAFASLKSQGVTDLVLDLRYNSGGSVQSATRLASMITGQFTDKVFSKQRWNDKINAYFESEDPDALKNLFTSTIGSTPINSLNLTKIYILTTKSTASASELVINGLKPYIDVVQIGDITTGKNVGSITIYDSPTFGKENRNPNHRYAMQPIVLKIVNASDFGDYFNGLTPTYSLKENLNNLGVLGDSAEPLLSTAIGKITGTAKMVKITEGKQFPYFEDAKSISGQNQMYVEKVPAGLLKSL, from the coding sequence ATGAAGACATCTTTCAAAATTGCGTTTCTATTATTCATAGCCTTTTTTACTTTTCAGAGTTGTGAAGACATGGATGATGTTCCAGCTCCACAAAACCTGGAAATCAATGACTTTATTTGGAAAGGTCTTAATTTATATTATTTGTGGCAAGCCGATGTTCCTAATTTGGCCGATAACAGATTTACGAATCAGTCTGAACTGAATAACTTTTTAGCTCAATATACAAAACCTGAAGATTTATTTGATGCACTACGAGTTGATAAATCAATCGATCGATTCAGCTGGATTGTCAGTGATTATAACGAATTGGAAGGAATGCTCCAAGGAACGACGAAAAATGACGGAATGGATTTTGGACTCTACTATAAATCTTCTGGTTCAAACGACATCTTTGGTTTTGTTCGCTATATTATCCCAAATTCTGATGCTTCGACCAAAAACATCAAACGTGGAGATATCTTTTATGCCGTTAACGGAACACAACTTACAGCGAGCAATTATCAAACCTTATTATTGAATGCTGAAACGTACACGTTAAATCTAGCCGATTACAACAACGGTCAAATTACACCAAATGGAAAATCAGTAACCTTGACCAAAACAGAACTTTCCGAAAATCCAATTTTTCTAAATAAAGTAATGGTAAATGGAACCCATAAAATAGGTTACTTAATGTACAATGGATTTTATTCCAATTACGACACTCAATTAAATGATGCTTTCGCCTCATTAAAATCACAAGGTGTTACCGATTTAGTTCTTGATTTACGCTACAATTCAGGTGGTTCCGTACAATCGGCAACAAGATTGGCCAGTATGATTACCGGACAGTTTACAGATAAAGTGTTTTCTAAACAAAGATGGAATGACAAAATCAATGCTTATTTCGAGTCTGAAGACCCAGATGCACTGAAAAATTTATTTACCAGCACTATTGGCAGTACTCCAATAAACAGTTTAAACCTTACTAAGATTTATATTTTGACCACAAAAAGTACTGCTTCGGCAAGTGAACTGGTTATCAATGGATTGAAACCTTATATCGACGTGGTTCAAATTGGGGATATAACAACCGGAAAAAATGTAGGTTCTATTACCATTTATGATTCTCCTACTTTTGGAAAAGAAAACAGAAACCCAAATCACCGTTATGCAATGCAGCCTATCGTTTTGAAAATTGTTAATGCTTCTGATTTTGGCGATTACTTTAATGGCTTGACACCAACCTATTCTTTAAAAGAAAACCTAAACAATTTGGGTGTATTAGGAGATAGTGCTGAACCTTTATTAAGTACTGCAATCGGAAAAATTACGGGAACTGCCAAAATGGTTAAAATTACTGAAGGAAAACAATTCCCTTATTTTGAAGATGCAAAATCAATTAGCGGACAAAATCAAATGTATGTTGAAAAAGTACCTGCTGGGCTTTTAAAATCTTTATAA
- a CDS encoding RNA polymerase sigma factor produces MNQNEFVHLINPFKDKLFRLAKRLLVSTEEAEDATQEVLVKLWSKNENLDSYNSVEAMAMTMTKNYCLDQLKSKRAGNLKIVHNNFTDREPSLDRKVEDTDSLIWVEKIIDQLPEQQRLIIQLRDIEQCEFSEIAKITEMNEAAVRVALSRARKTIREYMLKTHSYGVR; encoded by the coding sequence ATGAACCAAAATGAATTCGTGCATTTAATCAATCCATTCAAGGATAAGCTCTTTCGGTTGGCCAAGCGATTGCTTGTGAGCACTGAGGAAGCTGAAGATGCGACGCAGGAAGTTTTGGTGAAATTATGGAGCAAGAATGAGAATTTAGATTCGTATAACAGTGTGGAGGCTATGGCAATGACAATGACCAAAAATTACTGTTTGGATCAGTTAAAATCGAAAAGAGCAGGCAATCTTAAAATTGTGCACAATAATTTTACAGATCGGGAACCAAGTTTGGATAGAAAAGTTGAAGATACCGATAGCTTAATTTGGGTAGAAAAAATTATTGATCAATTGCCGGAACAGCAGCGTTTGATTATTCAGCTGCGGGACATAGAGCAATGCGAATTTTCGGAAATCGCAAAAATAACAGAGATGAATGAAGCTGCCGTAAGAGTAGCACTTTCTAGAGCAAGAAAAACAATTAGAGAATACATGTTAAAAACACACAGTTATGGAGTTCGATAG
- a CDS encoding DUF4252 domain-containing protein, with amino-acid sequence MKKLIITLVLVLVSSPFFAQNAFDKFDGQDDVTSIVVNKKMFELMSKVKVDTSDKEAQQYMNLIKKLDNLKVFTTQSTRVEGEMKATADKYIKTAGLEELMRVNDKGKNIKIMVKSGAKDSQIKELLMFIEGGKEEDTVLMSLTGDFDLSEISVLTDKMKIPGGDDLKKATKGKK; translated from the coding sequence ATGAAAAAGTTAATAATAACATTAGTATTAGTATTAGTATCAAGTCCGTTTTTTGCTCAGAATGCATTCGATAAATTTGACGGACAAGACGATGTAACCTCAATTGTTGTCAATAAGAAAATGTTCGAGTTGATGAGTAAAGTAAAAGTGGATACTTCAGATAAAGAGGCTCAGCAGTATATGAACCTGATCAAGAAATTGGATAATTTAAAAGTATTTACTACTCAGAGTACAAGAGTTGAAGGTGAAATGAAAGCCACAGCTGACAAATACATCAAAACCGCCGGTTTGGAAGAATTAATGCGTGTAAATGATAAGGGAAAAAACATAAAAATTATGGTGAAATCCGGTGCGAAAGACAGCCAAATTAAAGAGTTGTTGATGTTTATAGAAGGCGGAAAAGAGGAAGATACCGTTTTGATGTCTTTAACAGGAGATTTTGATTTGAGTGAAATTTCGGTGTTGACCGACAAAATGAAAATTCCTGGCGGAGATGATTTGAAAAAAGCAACTAAAGGCAAAAAGTAA
- a CDS encoding DUF4252 domain-containing protein, with translation MKPTLFIIAFLSSLLLGSCNSEPTLQKYFVENNEKKDFIALDISSNILNVDQTKLTAVQKEALQSFDKINVLAFKLDDKNKAEFETERTKVNLILKNPTYQQLIKFGSGKEGASVSYIEKDGKINEFVVFANKNDAGFAVVRVLGKDMNPTNIMNMVSVLKESKIDLEQLKPLQGLIKK, from the coding sequence ATGAAGCCAACTTTATTCATAATCGCTTTTTTGAGTAGTTTGCTTTTAGGGAGCTGTAATTCGGAACCTACTCTGCAAAAATATTTTGTTGAAAATAACGAAAAGAAAGATTTTATCGCTTTGGATATTTCATCAAATATTTTGAATGTTGATCAAACCAAATTGACAGCAGTTCAGAAAGAGGCTTTGCAATCTTTTGATAAAATAAATGTTTTGGCTTTTAAATTAGATGATAAAAACAAAGCCGAATTTGAGACAGAACGCACAAAAGTAAATTTGATTCTGAAAAATCCAACGTACCAACAATTGATAAAGTTTGGTTCGGGCAAAGAAGGAGCTTCTGTGAGTTATATTGAAAAGGATGGTAAGATCAATGAATTTGTAGTTTTTGCCAATAAAAATGATGCGGGTTTTGCTGTCGTAAGGGTTTTGGGAAAAGATATGAATCCGACGAATATTATGAATATGGTTTCGGTTTTGAAAGAATCAAAAATTGATTTGGAGCAGTTAAAGCCTTTGCAGGGATTAATAAAGAAATAG
- a CDS encoding nucleotidyltransferase family protein: MENNPVFVLLAGGKSERMGFPKGLLEYENTYWILEQINRISTSTITKVYIGLGYHQEEYSNKIPWFSQAQLDFVVYNNLKIKIVVNQDPQLGSFSTLQTVLRQIPKNKSVLITPIDIPILNTTELQKIIEAHNQIVLPNFEGKNGHPIKLHSEFWKTLLSLNPTDEKSRLDLEIKKTIPSKITTLTVTDSVILKNLNAPDDWEAYSKTNLK; encoded by the coding sequence ATGGAAAATAATCCCGTATTTGTTTTATTAGCAGGTGGAAAATCAGAAAGAATGGGATTTCCAAAAGGATTATTGGAATACGAAAACACCTATTGGATTTTGGAACAAATAAACCGTATTTCAACTTCAACCATAACTAAAGTCTATATCGGGTTGGGGTATCATCAAGAAGAATATTCAAATAAAATTCCTTGGTTTTCCCAAGCACAATTGGATTTTGTAGTTTATAATAATTTAAAAATAAAAATTGTAGTTAACCAAGATCCGCAACTGGGTTCTTTTTCAACGCTGCAAACCGTTTTGAGGCAAATCCCTAAAAACAAATCGGTTTTAATTACCCCTATTGATATTCCGATTTTGAATACAACCGAATTACAAAAGATTATAGAAGCACATAATCAAATTGTTCTTCCCAATTTTGAAGGCAAAAATGGGCATCCTATAAAACTGCATTCTGAATTTTGGAAAACTTTACTCTCGCTTAACCCGACTGATGAAAAAAGTCGATTGGATTTGGAAATCAAAAAAACAATTCCTTCCAAAATAACAACACTTACCGTAACCGATTCCGTTATTCTAAAAAACTTAAACGCACCGGATGATTGGGAAGCCTATTCAAAAACCAACTTGAAATAA
- the xdhC gene encoding xanthine dehydrogenase accessory protein XdhC, which yields MNNWIEQLLEFKSKKKAVALVTITKILGSAPCRLGSKMIVTAQKKIYGTIGGGKLEFQVIEEAVRAIKENKILESTYTLGPEFEQCCGGKVELIIEPMNQSPELYLFGAGHIGVAICDVLKDTPFSITLLDTRKNWEETFSIDPSVTYSNVPFDLYKQTVNWGPNCYVVILTHDHKLDFEITALALHEQTKYIGLIGSKTKKNKFNNLLINELNFKPGITPVNCPIGLDLGGNSPKEIAISIASELLKVYYGK from the coding sequence ATGAACAACTGGATTGAGCAATTACTCGAATTCAAAAGCAAAAAAAAGGCTGTTGCACTCGTTACCATTACCAAAATTCTTGGCTCGGCTCCCTGTAGGCTCGGGTCAAAAATGATTGTTACGGCTCAAAAAAAAATTTATGGAACCATTGGTGGAGGAAAATTAGAATTTCAGGTAATCGAAGAGGCCGTTCGAGCTATAAAAGAAAATAAAATTTTAGAATCGACTTACACTTTAGGTCCCGAGTTTGAGCAATGCTGCGGAGGAAAAGTCGAATTAATCATTGAACCCATGAATCAATCCCCTGAATTATATCTTTTTGGTGCCGGACATATCGGAGTTGCGATTTGTGATGTTTTGAAAGACACTCCCTTCTCAATTACACTCCTTGACACCCGTAAAAACTGGGAAGAAACTTTCAGCATTGACCCAAGCGTTACCTATAGCAACGTTCCTTTTGATCTTTACAAACAAACAGTAAACTGGGGTCCTAACTGTTACGTAGTTATTTTGACACACGACCACAAACTGGATTTCGAGATAACAGCTTTGGCTTTGCACGAACAAACAAAATACATCGGATTGATTGGAAGTAAAACCAAAAAAAACAAATTCAACAATTTGCTAATAAACGAACTGAATTTCAAACCCGGAATCACACCGGTTAATTGTCCTATCGGATTGGATTTAGGAGGGAATTCTCCAAAAGAAATTGCTATCAGCATCGCCTCGGAGCTATTGAAAGTTTATTATGGAAAATAA
- a CDS encoding xanthine dehydrogenase family protein molybdopterin-binding subunit, whose product MSEIQNISRRLFIKNVGLASGGLILACNYTLFSKDIESGNLTEFNPNLFVQLNSDGSLIIVASRSEMGNGVRTSLSSVVADEMEADWSRVTVKQAVGDEKYGDQNTDGSRSVTYLYETMRKMGAMTRMMLITAASKKWQVPENECTAKNHFILHSSGKKIGFGELVDTVQTLPVPTTISYKNPKDFKYIGKNLKSIDIKNFVNGSAVYGIDKRLPNMKFVAIARCPVTFGTVKSFDKTAALKIKGVLNIIELPKIDRPFGPLGGVAVIASNTWAAFKGREALEIKWNYGKNEGYDSEKYMAELTERVHKDGKIEKEIGDINKAFGEASKVVESTFQLPHLAHAPMEVPNAVAWVQGDTCEVWAPTQSPQTAREEVLAYLGTTKDKVTINVTFLGGGFGRKSKPDYIVEAVMVSKTINAPVQVVWSREDDIKHGYYHTVSSQYMKASLDTQGNVTGWLHRSAFPTIMSTFKPGTEYPAGWEASSAADIPFEIKNLKIESGQAPAMVRIGWMRSVINILHGFSINVFTDELAYAAKQDPLEFRLKLIGSDRIEDTKDPIKYDTARLKNVLKKAAKNANWGKPLPKGHAHGLAVHYSFNSYVASVVEVSMVDDKIKTHNVHTVIDCGTAVNRDTIKSQLEGAAIFGMSIAYYGKITAKDGAIEQNSYSDYRMIRMNEIPKVHVEIVESTEIPTGVGEPGVPVIAPAIINAVYKLTGKRYYNLPLSDYDLA is encoded by the coding sequence ATGAGTGAAATTCAAAACATAAGCCGCAGGCTATTTATTAAAAACGTGGGATTAGCGTCTGGTGGATTAATTTTAGCATGCAATTACACTTTATTTTCCAAAGATATTGAATCAGGAAATCTAACTGAATTCAATCCTAACCTATTTGTACAATTAAATTCGGACGGAAGCCTTATTATAGTTGCATCTCGTTCAGAAATGGGTAATGGAGTACGTACTTCCCTCTCCTCTGTTGTTGCTGATGAAATGGAAGCCGATTGGAGCAGGGTTACTGTTAAGCAAGCTGTAGGCGATGAAAAATATGGTGACCAAAACACCGATGGATCCAGAAGCGTAACGTATTTATACGAAACGATGCGAAAAATGGGTGCGATGACACGAATGATGCTTATAACCGCTGCTTCAAAAAAATGGCAGGTTCCTGAAAATGAATGTACAGCCAAAAATCATTTTATTCTTCATTCCAGCGGAAAAAAAATAGGTTTCGGCGAATTAGTAGACACAGTACAAACATTACCGGTTCCGACGACTATTAGCTATAAAAACCCAAAAGATTTCAAGTACATTGGAAAAAACTTAAAAAGTATCGACATAAAGAATTTTGTAAATGGAAGTGCCGTTTACGGAATTGACAAACGATTGCCCAATATGAAATTTGTAGCGATTGCAAGATGTCCGGTAACTTTTGGAACTGTCAAATCCTTCGACAAAACGGCAGCTTTAAAAATTAAAGGCGTTTTAAATATAATTGAACTTCCTAAAATCGACAGACCCTTTGGCCCTCTTGGCGGCGTTGCTGTTATCGCTTCGAATACCTGGGCTGCTTTTAAAGGTAGAGAAGCCCTTGAAATAAAATGGAATTACGGCAAAAATGAAGGCTATGACTCCGAGAAATACATGGCCGAATTAACTGAAAGAGTCCACAAAGATGGTAAAATAGAAAAGGAAATTGGCGATATCAACAAAGCTTTTGGAGAAGCTTCAAAAGTTGTCGAGAGCACTTTTCAATTACCTCATCTTGCTCATGCTCCTATGGAAGTCCCTAATGCTGTGGCCTGGGTACAAGGCGACACTTGCGAAGTTTGGGCTCCTACTCAATCTCCGCAAACTGCAAGAGAAGAAGTTTTAGCCTATTTGGGAACAACAAAAGACAAAGTTACGATCAATGTAACTTTTCTAGGCGGTGGTTTTGGACGAAAATCAAAACCCGACTATATCGTGGAAGCTGTTATGGTTTCAAAAACCATAAATGCTCCAGTACAAGTAGTTTGGTCACGTGAAGACGATATCAAACACGGTTATTACCATACCGTAAGTTCGCAATACATGAAAGCCTCACTGGATACACAAGGTAATGTTACAGGCTGGTTGCATAGATCTGCTTTCCCTACTATCATGTCCACCTTTAAACCCGGCACCGAATATCCCGCAGGATGGGAAGCATCAAGTGCTGCCGACATACCTTTTGAAATAAAAAATCTTAAAATTGAATCGGGGCAGGCTCCTGCAATGGTTAGAATTGGCTGGATGCGATCTGTAATCAACATCCTTCACGGTTTTTCCATCAATGTTTTTACCGATGAATTAGCATATGCTGCAAAACAAGATCCATTAGAATTCCGATTGAAATTAATTGGAAGCGACCGTATAGAAGACACCAAAGACCCCATAAAATACGATACAGCTCGTCTTAAAAATGTTTTAAAAAAGGCTGCAAAAAATGCCAATTGGGGAAAACCATTACCCAAAGGACATGCTCATGGATTAGCGGTTCATTACAGTTTTAACTCTTATGTAGCTTCGGTAGTGGAAGTTTCAATGGTCGATGATAAAATAAAAACACATAATGTCCACACCGTTATTGATTGCGGAACGGCAGTTAATAGGGATACTATCAAATCTCAACTGGAAGGTGCGGCTATTTTTGGAATGTCTATAGCCTATTACGGAAAAATCACAGCCAAAGACGGAGCTATCGAACAAAACAGTTATAGTGACTACCGTATGATCCGCATGAACGAAATCCCAAAAGTTCATGTAGAAATTGTGGAAAGTACTGAAATCCCAACTGGCGTTGGTGAGCCGGGCGTTCCGGTAATTGCCCCAGCGATAATTAATGCTGTTTACAAACTTACAGGTAAAAGATATTACAACTTGCCATTGAGTGATTACGATCTAGCCTAA
- a CDS encoding (2Fe-2S)-binding protein — MTTLLINKKKYTIDIDPEMPLLWAIRDSIGLTGTKFGCGIGACGACKVLVDNVATFSCLTPVSTVVGKNITTIEGTSENLQLLQKSWEKFNVPQCGYCQSGQLITATSLLNSNKNPSDTDIDDAMSGNICRCGTYQRIKNAIKHTVELKKQR; from the coding sequence ATGACAACACTACTCATAAACAAGAAGAAATACACTATCGATATTGATCCGGAAATGCCTTTACTTTGGGCTATCAGGGACAGTATAGGTCTTACGGGAACCAAATTTGGATGTGGTATTGGTGCTTGTGGAGCTTGTAAAGTATTGGTTGATAATGTAGCAACTTTTTCATGTTTGACACCCGTTTCAACTGTTGTCGGTAAAAACATAACAACGATTGAAGGAACTTCCGAAAATTTGCAATTATTACAAAAATCCTGGGAAAAATTCAACGTTCCCCAGTGCGGTTATTGTCAGTCCGGGCAATTAATAACAGCCACTTCCCTGCTCAACTCTAATAAAAATCCCTCAGATACAGATATCGATGACGCGATGAGCGGCAATATATGTCGTTGTGGTACTTACCAACGTATTAAAAATGCCATTAAGCATACTGTAGAACTTAAAAAACAACGCTAA